In uncultured Draconibacterium sp., one genomic interval encodes:
- a CDS encoding TolC family protein yields the protein MKSTIIIFISLVVAGFAANAQTLEDYFQVAAENNPGLQAQYKDFEAALQKVPQVSSLPDPTFSFGYFISPVETRVGPQRAKFSLSQMFPWFGTLAAKADAASLMAEAKYQAFLDARNRLYYSVSEAYYPLIELKRLKAIEQQNIEILQSYKTIANSKFKNGVSPMTDVLRVDIMLKDAQTNLGILNKKEKPLLTTFNNLLNRDELEPVVLQDTLSMEVLPENFRRDSLLTNNPMLNAIDLKQQASEKSELAAQRQGLPSFGVGLDYALVGKRTDMDVADNGKNAFMPMVSVSIPIFRKKYRAAEKEAQLMQEQYSFQKEETINSLTSGYESIWFQIQQQNDLIDLYEAQILETEQTLNLLFSAYGNSGKDFEEVLRMQQQLLKYEKMKAMAETQYQTALAKLNYITAKTY from the coding sequence ATGAAGTCTACGATTATAATATTCATTTCATTAGTTGTGGCAGGATTTGCGGCAAACGCTCAAACGCTGGAAGATTATTTCCAGGTTGCTGCCGAAAATAATCCGGGATTGCAAGCCCAATACAAGGATTTTGAGGCTGCCCTGCAAAAGGTACCGCAGGTAAGTTCATTGCCCGATCCTACTTTTTCTTTTGGCTATTTTATTTCGCCGGTGGAAACGCGTGTAGGACCACAACGAGCAAAATTCTCGCTTAGCCAGATGTTTCCATGGTTTGGAACACTGGCAGCCAAAGCCGATGCTGCATCGCTGATGGCTGAAGCCAAATACCAGGCATTTCTCGACGCGCGTAACCGGCTTTATTACAGTGTTTCGGAAGCTTATTATCCGTTGATCGAGTTGAAGCGGTTAAAAGCAATTGAACAGCAAAATATCGAAATCCTGCAATCCTATAAAACCATTGCCAACTCTAAATTTAAAAACGGTGTTTCGCCTATGACCGATGTATTGCGGGTAGATATTATGCTGAAAGATGCTCAAACCAATCTCGGTATTCTAAATAAAAAAGAAAAACCGTTGTTGACCACATTTAATAATTTGCTGAATAGAGACGAGCTCGAACCAGTAGTTCTTCAGGATACACTGAGTATGGAAGTGTTACCTGAGAATTTCAGAAGAGATTCGCTATTAACCAATAATCCAATGCTTAACGCTATTGATCTGAAACAGCAAGCCAGCGAAAAAAGTGAGTTGGCTGCACAACGACAAGGACTTCCTTCATTTGGAGTTGGACTGGATTATGCATTGGTTGGAAAACGTACCGATATGGATGTAGCTGATAACGGCAAAAATGCTTTTATGCCAATGGTTTCAGTTAGTATTCCGATTTTTAGAAAGAAATACCGGGCAGCTGAAAAAGAGGCACAACTGATGCAGGAGCAGTATTCGTTTCAAAAAGAAGAAACAATCAATTCACTCACTTCCGGTTACGAATCCATTTGGTTTCAAATTCAACAGCAAAACGATCTAATCGATTTGTATGAGGCGCAAATCCTTGAAACGGAACAAACGCTAAACCTTCTGTTTAGTGCCTATGGAAATTCGGGAAAAGACTTTGAGGAAGTATTGCGCATGCAGCAGCAACTGCTTAAGTACGAAAAAATGAAAGCCATGGCCGAAACGCAATATCAAACTGCTTTGGCAAAACTAAATTACATCACCGCAAAAACATATTAA
- a CDS encoding efflux RND transporter periplasmic adaptor subunit codes for MDTNRKTIIIVLVTLAIGLLLGWLIFGGSESTATEGHQHEHSAEEVAGETTWTCSMHPQIRQPEPGDCPICGMDLIPLEEEQNSEIDPDAVSMSATAMQLANIQTAVVGSSELLKVVRLNGKVQEDERLIFSQSSHIPGRIEDLKVNFTGDYVQKGQVIASVYSPDLVTAQEELFEAQKIKDSQPQLFEAAKEKLKNWKLTDDQINQILASGKTLETFDVLAEVSGYVTQKKVNTGDYVRRGEAIYEVADFSRVWVLFDVYESDLPWIKNGDKVTYTIESLPGQSFEGTIDYLDPVINPKTRVAKARVVQSNKGLKLKPEMFVSGKVEAKLPQTDAVVVPKTAVMWTGKRSVVYVKSATGQGVYFNMREVDLGPALGESYVIEDGLQKGEEIAVNGTFSIDAAAQLAGKPSMMSPEGGAAPTGHNHDGMNMENDEQSAPVEALEVDPEFVKQLTTFYKAYLKMNEAFIESDAAKVSAEAKNTSKALAAIKMELLKGDTHMAWMDQLNILKPSLQKIGNSTIIDEQRLEYATFNLAFYKSLKMFGLDNETTYYQYCPMANSDQGAYWFSAEKEIRNPYFGDMMLSCGETRETIK; via the coding sequence ATGGATACAAATAGAAAAACAATAATAATAGTTCTGGTCACACTGGCAATTGGTTTATTGCTGGGATGGCTGATATTTGGTGGATCAGAAAGCACAGCAACCGAAGGACATCAGCATGAACACAGTGCAGAAGAAGTAGCCGGCGAAACAACCTGGACCTGCTCGATGCACCCGCAAATTCGTCAGCCAGAACCGGGCGACTGCCCCATTTGCGGAATGGATTTAATTCCGTTGGAAGAAGAGCAAAATAGTGAAATCGATCCGGATGCGGTGAGTATGTCAGCCACTGCTATGCAACTGGCCAATATTCAAACGGCGGTTGTTGGCTCATCAGAACTGCTTAAAGTTGTACGGCTCAACGGGAAAGTTCAGGAAGATGAGCGTCTGATTTTTTCGCAATCGTCGCATATTCCCGGCCGAATTGAAGATTTAAAGGTGAATTTTACGGGCGACTATGTTCAAAAGGGACAGGTAATCGCTTCTGTTTATTCGCCCGATTTAGTAACGGCACAGGAAGAGTTGTTTGAAGCACAAAAAATAAAAGATTCGCAACCGCAACTTTTTGAGGCTGCCAAAGAAAAACTAAAAAACTGGAAGCTGACCGACGATCAGATCAATCAGATTCTGGCTTCAGGAAAAACACTGGAAACATTCGATGTGTTGGCAGAAGTTTCGGGTTATGTCACCCAGAAAAAAGTGAATACCGGCGATTATGTACGCCGCGGAGAAGCTATTTACGAAGTAGCCGATTTTTCACGCGTTTGGGTACTGTTCGATGTGTATGAATCGGATCTTCCGTGGATTAAAAATGGCGACAAAGTGACTTATACGATTGAGTCGCTTCCGGGCCAGTCGTTCGAGGGAACCATCGATTACCTCGATCCGGTTATCAATCCAAAAACAAGAGTTGCCAAAGCACGCGTTGTTCAATCCAACAAGGGCTTAAAACTGAAGCCTGAAATGTTTGTATCCGGAAAGGTGGAGGCCAAACTGCCGCAAACCGATGCCGTAGTGGTTCCGAAAACAGCTGTTATGTGGACAGGAAAACGCTCGGTGGTATATGTAAAATCGGCAACCGGTCAGGGCGTATATTTTAACATGCGCGAGGTGGATCTTGGCCCTGCCCTTGGCGAAAGTTATGTAATTGAAGACGGTCTTCAAAAAGGAGAAGAAATTGCTGTTAACGGCACATTTAGTATTGATGCAGCAGCACAGCTGGCCGGGAAACCAAGCATGATGAGCCCCGAAGGAGGCGCTGCCCCAACCGGCCACAATCACGATGGAATGAACATGGAGAATGATGAGCAAAGTGCTCCTGTTGAAGCTCTAGAAGTCGATCCGGAATTCGTAAAGCAACTCACCACATTTTATAAAGCTTATTTAAAAATGAATGAGGCTTTTATAGAATCGGATGCAGCCAAAGTAAGTGCAGAGGCAAAGAACACCTCAAAAGCTCTTGCTGCCATAAAAATGGAATTATTGAAAGGCGACACGCATATGGCGTGGATGGATCAGCTAAATATTCTTAAACCATCGTTACAAAAAATTGGGAACAGCACAATCATCGACGAGCAAAGATTAGAATACGCCACATTTAACCTCGCATTCTACAAAAGCCTGAAAATGTTCGGGCTTGATAACGAAACTACCTACTACCAATATTGCCCGATGGCGAACAGCGACCAGGGTGCCTATTGGTTTAGCGCTGAAAAAGAGATCCGGAATCCTTATTTCGGAGATATGATGCTGAGTTGCGGGGAAACCCGGGAAACCATAAAATAG
- a CDS encoding cation transporter — protein sequence MKTKVLSLVALFVMGAFTVVAGNKTEKIKVYGNCGMCENRIEKAVKAVDGVSKADWDKETKMLEVTFDDTKTNIHKVHMAVAAVGHDTDMHKAKDEVYDKLPSCCKYDRTAEAKTEEGHEGHMH from the coding sequence ATGAAAACAAAAGTTTTAAGTTTAGTAGCCCTTTTTGTAATGGGAGCATTTACCGTTGTTGCAGGAAATAAAACGGAGAAAATTAAAGTTTACGGAAACTGCGGAATGTGCGAAAACCGCATCGAAAAAGCTGTTAAAGCGGTTGATGGCGTTTCAAAAGCAGACTGGGATAAGGAAACCAAAATGCTGGAAGTTACTTTCGATGATACAAAAACCAACATCCACAAAGTACACATGGCCGTTGCAGCTGTTGGCCACGATACCGATATGCACAAAGCAAAAGACGAAGTTTACGATAAACTTCCGAGCTGCTGCAAATACGACCGTACGGCAGAAGCCAAAACCGAAGAAGGACACGAGGGACATATGCATTAA
- a CDS encoding DUF302 domain-containing protein: MKYYIETTIETDFDSAVEKVKEELKKEGFGVLTEIDIHNTLKAKLDVDFRPYKILGACNPPNAFEALKAEEHIGLMLPCNVVVQESSEPGKIKVSAIDPVASMMAVDNSAIEPIAHLIKDKLARAIEQL, encoded by the coding sequence ATGAAGTATTATATTGAAACAACCATTGAAACTGACTTTGATTCAGCAGTAGAAAAAGTAAAAGAAGAACTTAAAAAGGAAGGATTTGGAGTGTTAACGGAGATTGATATTCACAACACCCTAAAAGCGAAACTGGATGTGGATTTCAGACCATACAAAATTCTTGGTGCCTGTAATCCGCCCAACGCATTTGAAGCACTGAAAGCAGAAGAACATATCGGGTTAATGCTGCCTTGTAATGTAGTTGTTCAGGAGTCATCGGAACCGGGCAAAATTAAAGTTTCGGCAATCGATCCGGTTGCATCAATGATGGCTGTTGACAATTCCGCTATCGAACCAATCGCTCACCTTATTAAAGATAAGCTGGCACGTGCAATCGAACAGCTGTAA
- a CDS encoding efflux RND transporter periplasmic adaptor subunit produces MKLKYLWVATIAFLLFSCHQNSTHSSEAEHEHEHEAGEAESEHEHEKIQYTTYSSDFELFAEADAMVIGEHADILAHFTFLDNFKPLESGKITAKLVVNGKTVSQTLDESLRKGIYSFELEPTTAGEGKLYFDIETEGQQFELVIPDVDVFANDEELHSHHDHGDEPSAVNATVFTKKQSWKIDFATALPQEHEFGPAIKTVAKIEPARGEEEIIAAKASGLVIFSNNSLVEGKQVATGEKLFTISSSEMAENNFGVQLAEAKSNYETSKANYERKSELVKDRLVSEQELLNAKNAYETSKAVYENLSKNFNASGQMVKSKMSGFVKQIFVSNGQYVAAGQPLVSIAQNNKLLLTAQVQQKYLSLLPSITTANITTMHNNHTFTLEELNGKILSYGKSVSDDSYLFPVSLEIGNHAGFAPGTFVEVFLKTMTNSKAITVPNSALLEEQGIYYVFVQQTPEMFEKREVKTGGTDGLQTEVVSGLNADERIVTLGAMQVKLAKSTGALDPHAGHVH; encoded by the coding sequence ATGAAATTGAAATATTTATGGGTGGCAACAATCGCTTTTCTTTTGTTTTCATGCCATCAAAACTCAACCCATAGTAGCGAAGCTGAACACGAACACGAACACGAAGCGGGGGAAGCAGAAAGTGAACACGAACACGAGAAAATTCAGTATACCACATACAGCAGCGATTTTGAACTGTTTGCTGAAGCCGATGCGATGGTAATTGGCGAACATGCAGATATCCTGGCACATTTTACTTTTCTCGATAATTTCAAACCACTTGAATCAGGAAAAATAACGGCAAAACTTGTTGTAAATGGCAAAACGGTAAGTCAAACGCTGGATGAATCGCTTCGGAAAGGGATTTACAGTTTTGAATTGGAGCCAACAACGGCAGGTGAAGGGAAATTGTATTTTGATATCGAAACTGAAGGTCAACAGTTTGAACTTGTTATTCCCGATGTGGACGTTTTTGCCAACGACGAAGAACTCCACAGCCATCATGACCACGGTGATGAGCCATCAGCCGTAAATGCTACGGTCTTCACAAAAAAACAATCGTGGAAGATTGATTTTGCAACGGCTTTGCCACAGGAACATGAATTTGGCCCTGCCATTAAAACCGTGGCAAAAATTGAACCTGCCCGCGGCGAAGAAGAGATCATCGCTGCAAAAGCATCAGGTCTGGTAATTTTCTCGAACAATAGTTTGGTTGAAGGCAAACAAGTAGCCACCGGCGAGAAACTTTTTACGATTTCTTCGAGCGAAATGGCTGAAAACAATTTTGGTGTTCAGTTGGCAGAAGCAAAAAGTAATTACGAAACCAGCAAAGCGAATTACGAGCGAAAATCAGAATTGGTTAAAGACCGGCTGGTTTCAGAGCAGGAACTGTTGAACGCAAAAAATGCCTACGAAACCAGCAAAGCTGTTTACGAAAATCTATCCAAAAACTTCAATGCATCAGGCCAAATGGTGAAAAGTAAAATGAGTGGTTTTGTGAAACAGATTTTTGTAAGCAACGGGCAATATGTTGCCGCCGGTCAGCCCCTGGTGAGCATCGCGCAAAACAACAAATTGCTGCTTACCGCGCAGGTACAGCAGAAATACCTTTCGTTGTTGCCATCGATAACAACGGCCAATATCACCACCATGCACAACAACCATACATTTACTCTGGAAGAGCTGAATGGAAAGATACTTTCGTATGGGAAGTCGGTAAGTGATGATTCGTACCTGTTTCCGGTGAGTCTTGAAATTGGAAATCATGCAGGTTTTGCTCCGGGCACTTTTGTTGAAGTATTTCTGAAAACAATGACCAACTCTAAAGCGATTACCGTACCGAACAGTGCATTGCTGGAAGAACAGGGAATATACTATGTTTTCGTTCAGCAAACACCCGAAATGTTCGAAAAACGCGAGGTTAAAACCGGTGGAACGGATGGTTTACAAACCGAGGTAGTTTCAGGTTTAAATGCCGACGAGCGAATTGTAACACTAGGTGCGATGCAGGTAAAACTGGCAAAATCAACCGGAGCTTTGGATCCGCATGCCGGACATGTTCACTAA
- a CDS encoding efflux RND transporter permease subunit yields MINNIIKFSLNNKYLIILCSVVLVVFGIYTAKNMDIDVFPDLTAPTVIVMTDAHGMAPEEVERLVTYPIETAVNGAMGVRRVRSTSGLGFSFVWVDFDWGTDVYKARQVVSEKLITVQEAMPDNVSEPILAPQSSVMGEIFFMGLQADTTDLMTLRSIAEWDIQPVILATGGVSQVTIIGGDYKQYQVLADPLKMNFYGVSINELADACREMSQNSTGKIVREHGNEYVVRGVARTSNPAELGNTFVKTKNGKPVRVNDVAEVKIGSAVKMGYASHNAKKSIIISVSKQPKTNTLEVTENIEQKLEAMKATLPPDVTIDTKIFRQADFIETSVNNVQRALLEGAVLVIIILFLFLGSFRTTVISLLAIPLSLLGSVIVLNLFGLNINTMSLGGMTIAIGSLVDDAIIDVENVYKRLRQNFLLPKEERQSAFAVVYEASKEIRASILNATLIIIVAFMPLFFLSGMEGRMLKPLGIAYIVSLFMSLIVAMTLTPLLSKMMLSSDKYLSRKSKESWLARNLSEGYERSLIWVLKHKKVVVFPILGLFVVSLFIFSGFGRSFLPEFNEGALTLSVITQPGTSLHESDKLGKLVETEMLSIPEVNSTARRTGRGELDTHSQSTNGAEIDVNFTLDDRELETFLQDVRSKLSGIPGIAFTVGQPLGHRIDHMLSGTRANIAIKLFGSDLNRMFQMGNQIKANIVDIDGLVDVNVEQQVEIPQIQIRPNRDMLAFYGIPLHEFNEFVDIALGGEKMADIYEGQQTYDLLLRYKTDYTDKLEGIKNALIDTYDGKKVPLSEVAEVVSASGPNSISRENVKRKLVISANVAGRDLHSVVEEIKQSVNENIDLPEGYRVEYGGQFESEEKASRMLLLTSIAALFVIFLLLFQEFKNFKLAGIILLNLPLALIGGIFAIMLTSGMLSIPAIIGFITLFGIATRNGILLVSRYQNLEQQGEKLYETLVHGSKDRLLPILMTALTAALALIPLAMNGDLPGNEIQSPMAQVILGGLLTSTILNIYVVPIVYYALNKNGNVKKDSK; encoded by the coding sequence ATGATTAACAACATTATAAAGTTTTCGCTGAACAATAAATACCTGATTATTTTGTGCTCGGTGGTGCTGGTAGTGTTTGGGATATACACTGCAAAAAACATGGATATTGACGTGTTTCCCGACCTTACAGCGCCTACCGTAATTGTAATGACCGATGCCCACGGCATGGCTCCCGAAGAAGTGGAGCGCCTGGTCACTTACCCCATCGAAACGGCGGTAAATGGTGCGATGGGTGTGCGACGGGTACGCTCAACATCCGGGCTTGGCTTTTCATTCGTTTGGGTTGATTTCGATTGGGGCACCGACGTTTACAAAGCACGTCAGGTGGTAAGTGAAAAACTGATTACCGTGCAGGAAGCAATGCCGGACAACGTGTCAGAACCAATACTTGCGCCACAGTCGAGTGTAATGGGCGAAATATTTTTTATGGGCCTGCAAGCCGACACAACTGACCTGATGACTTTGCGTTCAATTGCCGAATGGGACATCCAGCCGGTTATTCTGGCTACAGGTGGTGTTTCGCAGGTTACCATTATTGGTGGCGACTACAAACAGTACCAGGTGCTGGCCGATCCGCTAAAAATGAATTTTTACGGGGTATCTATCAACGAACTGGCCGATGCCTGCCGCGAAATGAGCCAGAACTCGACGGGTAAAATCGTGCGCGAACATGGAAATGAATATGTGGTGCGCGGCGTGGCTCGTACCTCAAATCCTGCTGAACTGGGCAACACTTTTGTAAAAACTAAGAATGGTAAACCTGTTCGCGTAAACGATGTTGCCGAAGTAAAAATAGGCAGTGCCGTAAAAATGGGGTACGCATCTCACAATGCTAAAAAATCGATTATTATTTCGGTTTCGAAACAGCCTAAAACCAATACGCTGGAGGTTACTGAAAACATTGAGCAAAAGCTGGAAGCGATGAAAGCAACATTGCCTCCCGACGTTACTATTGACACCAAGATTTTCCGTCAGGCTGATTTTATCGAAACCTCGGTTAACAACGTGCAACGAGCGCTTTTGGAAGGTGCAGTGCTGGTTATCATCATCCTGTTTTTATTTTTAGGAAGTTTCAGAACAACAGTCATTTCCTTACTTGCTATTCCGCTCTCCTTGCTGGGATCGGTAATCGTGCTGAACTTGTTCGGTCTCAACATCAACACCATGAGTTTGGGAGGAATGACCATCGCCATCGGTTCGTTGGTTGACGATGCTATTATCGATGTGGAGAATGTTTACAAACGTCTCCGGCAAAATTTCCTGTTACCAAAAGAAGAACGACAAAGTGCTTTCGCAGTGGTTTACGAGGCATCTAAAGAGATCAGGGCCTCCATTTTAAATGCAACCTTAATTATTATCGTTGCTTTTATGCCTCTGTTTTTCCTATCGGGAATGGAAGGCCGCATGTTAAAACCACTCGGGATTGCATATATCGTTTCGTTGTTTATGTCGCTGATCGTTGCCATGACATTAACTCCGCTTCTTTCGAAAATGATGTTGTCAAGCGACAAGTATTTGTCGCGAAAATCAAAAGAAAGCTGGCTGGCACGAAATCTTTCCGAAGGTTACGAACGTTCGCTTATTTGGGTGCTGAAACATAAAAAAGTGGTGGTATTCCCAATTCTGGGCTTATTTGTGGTTTCGCTATTTATCTTCTCGGGTTTCGGACGTAGTTTCCTGCCTGAATTTAATGAAGGAGCGTTAACACTATCGGTAATTACACAACCGGGAACGTCGTTGCACGAAAGCGACAAACTGGGCAAACTGGTAGAAACCGAGATGCTTTCTATTCCGGAAGTAAACAGCACTGCCCGACGTACCGGACGTGGGGAACTGGACACCCACTCGCAAAGTACCAACGGTGCCGAAATCGATGTGAATTTTACACTTGATGACCGCGAGCTTGAGACGTTCTTGCAAGATGTTCGAAGCAAACTTTCGGGAATTCCGGGAATAGCATTTACCGTTGGTCAACCATTGGGGCACCGCATCGACCACATGCTTTCGGGAACCCGCGCCAACATTGCCATAAAATTGTTTGGCTCCGATTTAAACCGCATGTTCCAGATGGGCAACCAGATTAAGGCGAACATTGTGGATATCGACGGGTTGGTAGATGTAAACGTTGAACAGCAAGTTGAAATTCCGCAGATACAGATCCGGCCCAACCGTGATATGCTGGCCTTTTATGGCATTCCGTTACATGAATTTAATGAGTTTGTAGATATCGCACTTGGCGGAGAAAAAATGGCGGATATTTACGAAGGACAACAAACGTATGATTTGTTACTACGTTACAAAACCGATTACACCGATAAGCTGGAAGGTATTAAAAATGCCTTGATTGACACCTACGACGGAAAAAAAGTACCATTAAGCGAAGTTGCAGAAGTTGTTTCGGCAAGTGGTCCGAATTCCATCAGTCGCGAAAATGTAAAACGTAAACTGGTGATTTCTGCTAACGTTGCCGGTCGCGATTTGCACAGCGTGGTGGAAGAGATCAAACAAAGTGTAAACGAAAATATTGATCTTCCGGAAGGATACCGGGTTGAATACGGCGGCCAATTCGAAAGCGAAGAAAAAGCATCGCGCATGTTGCTGCTCACATCAATTGCTGCGCTTTTTGTTATTTTTCTACTCTTGTTCCAGGAATTCAAAAACTTCAAACTGGCAGGAATCATATTGCTGAATTTACCGTTGGCATTGATCGGGGGTATTTTTGCAATTATGCTAACATCTGGTATGTTGAGTATACCGGCCATTATTGGCTTTATCACACTTTTTGGTATTGCCACCCGCAACGGGATTCTGTTGGTTTCGCGTTACCAAAACCTCGAACAGCAAGGCGAAAAATTGTATGAAACCCTTGTACATGGTTCAAAAGACCGCCTGTTGCCAATTCTGATGACCGCATTAACAGCTGCTTTGGCGCTTATTCCGCTGGCAATGAATGGAGATTTGCCGGGTAACGAAATACAAAGCCCAATGGCACAGGTAATTTTAGGAGGTTTGCTCACATCAACCATCCTGAATATTTATGTGGTGCCAATAGTTTACTATGCGCTTAACAAAAATGGAAACGTTAAAAAGGACTCGAAATGA
- a CDS encoding TolC family protein, whose amino-acid sequence MKQVLFTIISILAFSQFASAQNNIDALLTEIENNNTTLSALKKMVEAEKMGNKTGIQLQNPEVEFHYLWGDPSAIGNRKDFSVQQSFDFPSAYAYRNQIADMKNEQAELEYKKQKMDIFLQVRLICAELTYQNALREEYQKRQENASEIAKSVETKLNAGEANILDQNKAKVTLLNTEAELRHIEIQRQALLQQLATLNGGKPVDYTNTDFQIVPLNSDFEQWATQAAANNPVLAWLEQEIAISDKNTQLQKAQSLPKLNAGYMSEQVVGEGFQGVTVGVSIPLFENKNTVKYAKLRNEAAQHREIDEKLQFYNEMKTLHAKAIAIQQNITQFREQLNLQSDIELLQKALDKGAISLTEYLFELSVYYDSLEKLLDMEKELSITKAQLLIYS is encoded by the coding sequence ATGAAACAAGTACTATTCACAATTATATCGATTCTCGCTTTTAGTCAGTTTGCATCGGCACAAAACAACATTGATGCCTTGCTGACGGAGATAGAGAATAACAACACCACACTTTCAGCACTCAAAAAAATGGTGGAGGCTGAAAAAATGGGGAACAAAACAGGCATTCAATTGCAAAACCCGGAGGTGGAATTTCATTATTTGTGGGGCGATCCGTCGGCCATTGGCAACCGTAAAGATTTCAGCGTTCAACAGTCGTTTGATTTTCCATCGGCTTACGCCTATCGAAATCAGATTGCTGATATGAAAAATGAGCAGGCCGAACTGGAATACAAAAAGCAGAAAATGGATATTTTCCTTCAGGTACGATTGATTTGTGCAGAACTCACCTACCAGAATGCACTTAGGGAAGAATACCAAAAGCGACAGGAAAATGCCAGTGAGATTGCAAAGTCGGTTGAAACAAAACTCAATGCCGGTGAAGCTAACATTCTGGATCAGAATAAAGCAAAAGTAACCTTGTTAAATACAGAAGCTGAACTTCGGCACATTGAAATTCAGCGCCAGGCACTGTTGCAGCAACTGGCCACTTTAAATGGTGGGAAACCTGTAGATTATACAAACACCGACTTTCAAATTGTACCGCTCAATTCCGATTTTGAACAATGGGCAACACAAGCCGCTGCTAACAATCCGGTGCTTGCGTGGTTAGAACAGGAAATTGCCATTTCTGACAAAAACACTCAACTGCAAAAAGCGCAGAGCCTGCCCAAACTAAATGCAGGTTATATGAGCGAACAAGTGGTCGGTGAAGGTTTTCAGGGAGTTACGGTAGGTGTTTCAATACCATTGTTTGAAAATAAGAATACGGTGAAATATGCCAAACTTAGAAACGAAGCTGCCCAGCACCGTGAAATCGATGAAAAGCTACAGTTTTACAACGAAATGAAAACATTGCATGCCAAAGCAATTGCAATTCAGCAAAACATCACTCAATTTCGTGAGCAGTTAAACTTACAAAGCGATATCGAATTACTGCAAAAAGCATTGGATAAAGGTGCAATTTCACTTACTGAGTACCTCTTCGAGCTTTCCGTTTACTACGATAGCCTGGAGAAATTGCTTGACATGGAAAAGGAATTAAGTATTACGAAAGCACAATTATTGATTTACAGTTAA
- a CDS encoding TolC family protein, producing MSTQKINYLLLLLLLTPAIVKAQPRPLSLSEALILAEENNLNVKSAEARVEAARANYRMTNSVFLPGLEASHTGMSTNDPLNSFGFKLKQEIVTQQDFNPDLLNDPGSIENFQTKIELQQPLLNLDGIYARKAAKNQLDAMSFQTNRVKLNIKFEVKKAYYMLELAESSVEVLQKSVAVAEEALRLTENNAKQGFAKEADVLEASVRVEERKNQLLEAQNQRQTANDFLVYLLGMEFSEVIETTDSLIQPPMQVIIDRNSVNLESRSDMLAYQKQIEAGENMVKSNKMKFVPRLNAFGAFEWNDESLFGTSANNYMVGASLSWSLFSGYKNAGAVQHATAQLDEARINYEDYLSQSQIEINRATRKMTLNYNRIQSSKLAKEQAQESLRIRTNRFEQGLEKTADLLMSEALTSQKELEYIQSIYNYKQAIFEMELLIEQDINE from the coding sequence ATGTCAACACAAAAAATTAATTACCTACTATTATTGCTGTTATTAACGCCGGCAATAGTAAAGGCACAACCAAGGCCATTAAGTTTGAGCGAGGCACTCATCCTTGCCGAAGAAAACAACCTGAATGTAAAAAGTGCTGAAGCCCGTGTGGAAGCTGCACGCGCTAATTATCGAATGACCAATTCTGTTTTTTTACCGGGATTGGAAGCGAGTCATACAGGCATGTCTACCAATGATCCCTTAAATTCCTTTGGTTTTAAATTAAAACAGGAGATTGTTACGCAACAGGATTTTAATCCCGATCTGTTGAATGATCCGGGAAGTATCGAAAATTTTCAGACCAAAATCGAGTTGCAACAACCATTGTTGAACCTCGACGGAATTTACGCCCGTAAGGCAGCTAAAAATCAATTGGATGCGATGTCGTTTCAGACAAACAGGGTAAAACTGAACATTAAATTCGAAGTAAAAAAGGCTTATTACATGTTGGAGCTGGCCGAATCATCGGTTGAAGTTTTACAAAAATCAGTAGCTGTTGCAGAAGAAGCTTTACGGTTAACAGAAAACAATGCCAAACAGGGATTTGCGAAAGAAGCAGATGTACTGGAAGCCTCTGTTCGTGTTGAAGAACGCAAGAATCAGTTACTTGAAGCACAAAACCAGCGTCAAACGGCCAACGACTTTTTGGTTTATTTATTAGGCATGGAATTCAGCGAAGTTATTGAAACCACCGATTCGCTTATTCAACCACCAATGCAGGTGATTATCGACCGGAATTCGGTAAACCTCGAAAGCCGTTCGGATATGCTGGCTTACCAAAAACAAATCGAGGCCGGCGAGAACATGGTTAAATCGAATAAAATGAAATTCGTTCCACGCTTAAATGCTTTCGGAGCCTTTGAATGGAACGACGAATCGCTGTTCGGAACTTCAGCAAATAATTATATGGTTGGCGCCTCATTAAGCTGGAGCCTGTTTAGTGGATATAAAAATGCAGGCGCTGTTCAACACGCTACGGCACAATTGGATGAAGCACGAATAAACTACGAAGATTACCTGTCTCAAAGCCAAATTGAAATCAATCGTGCAACACGCAAAATGACACTGAATTATAACCGTATCCAATCAAGCAAACTGGCAAAAGAACAAGCCCAGGAGTCGCTACGGATCAGAACAAACCGTTTTGAACAAGGACTGGAAAAAACTGCCGACCTTCTCATGTCGGAAGCCCTCACTTCACAAAAAGAATTAGAATACATTCAATCAATTTATAATTACAAGCAAGCCATTTTCGAGATGGAATTGCTTATCGAACAAGATATTAACGAATAA